Proteins found in one Equus przewalskii isolate Varuska chromosome 20, EquPr2, whole genome shotgun sequence genomic segment:
- the WIZ gene encoding protein Wiz isoform X3, with the protein MDGPLAGGLATPDRPRGPERLPGPAPRDDIKGGAEAAEGEGGIFQSTHYLPVAKEGPRDILDGRGGITDGQPHPGLSEALPRATSATHRISSCCWDGGSLDFRPGSPPPHLLGHFPGPPDGRGPWEYPLVQEPGESIPSEQRFEDSVTVRTVKPHAELEGSRRFLHHQSEAKFLEKAPRSRPRFNWLRDTDEQAPPQDAGLRLDLPSQPPPLASFRTVLVPVEENTKTLDVAVVGTREHLVGLEELAQPSDWGLPRSASEVATQTWTVNSEASVERLQPLLPRIRTGPFLCELLEEVAEGMASPVEDEDEDEEPAVFPCIECSIYFKQKEHLLEHMSQHRRAPGQEPPAHPAPLACGECGWAFADPGALEQHRQLHQASREKILEEIQKLKRVPGDEGREARLQCPKCIFGTNSSKAFVQHTKLHVREPSGQAAKEPFGGNSGASSLGPDATALAYHPYGDSSGLSACLFCGFPAPSESLLREHMRLMHARPHWEEDGEAFEEDAASQPGTSQDMYARFPDAAEDYFGKAEPLLAPTWQENPAGYDPSLAFGPDCQQLGMRDFPLSKPLPHSSSQRPLARPAFPSPLASAPYSLQPGRNKSAFHPQGLPAQLGDRRHPWSEEEEEGIPVASEMDFSPENGVFSPPATPNLIPQLALELKRTFREALRAAEASQAQQQQLHGMVPVVLVVKLGPQVMAAAARAPPSLQPEELGLGGTHPLDFLLLDSPLGGPLGLDTLLDGDPAVALPPEERKCPYCPDRFHNGIGLANHVRGHLNRVGVSYNVRHFISAEEVKAIERRFSFQKKKKKVANFDPGTFSLMRCDFCGAGFDTRAGLSSHARAHLRDFGITNWELTVSPINILQELLATSASEQPPSPLGHEPGGLPGGFLTSRRPRLPLTVPFPPTWAEDPGPAYGDGLGSEENAMVAMDLGSSPLPKKSLPVPGPLEQVANRLSSRVAAEVPHGSKQELPDLKAQSLTTCEVCGACFETRKGLSSHARSHLRQLGVAESESSGAPIDLLYELVKQKGLPDTPLGLPPGLTKKSSSPKEVVAGAPRPGLLALAKPLDAPAVNKAIKSPPGFSAKGLAHPPSSPLLKKAPLALAGSPTPKNPEDKSPQLSLSPRPASPKAQWPQSEDEGPLNLTSGPEPARDIRCEFCGEFFENRKGLSSHARSHLRQMGVTEWYVNGSPIDTLREILKRRTQSRPGGAPNPPGPSPKALAKVVGSGGPGSSLETRSPADLHLSPLAKKLPPPPGSPLGHSPTASPPTARKMFPGLAAPSLPKKLKPEQMRVEIKREMLPGALHGEPHSSEGPWATPREDMTPLNLSSRAEPVRDIRCEFCGEFFENRKGLSSHARSHLRQMGVTEWSVNGSPIDTLREILKKKSKPCLIKKEPPAGDLAPALAEDGPPTAAPGPMQATLPLVPMAGRPSKPGAGLAQAPRELSLAPITGAKPSATGYLASVAAKRPLQEDRLLPAEVKAKTYIQTELPFKAKTLHEKTSHSSTEACCELCGLYFENRKALASHARAHLRQFGVTEWCVNGSPIETLSEWIKHRPQKVGAYRSYIQGGRPFTKKFRSAGHGRDSDKRPPLGLAPGGLAVVGRSAGGEPGPEAGRAADGGERPLAASPPGTVKAEEHQRQNINKFERRQARPPDTSAARGGEEASDLQQKLEEVRQPPPRVRPVPSLVPRPPQTSLVKFVGNIYTLKCRFCEVEFQGPLSIQEEWVRHLQRHILEMNFSKADPPPEEPQAPQAQTAAAEAP; encoded by the exons ATGGATGGACCCCTGGCAGGTGGCCTGGCCACCCCAGATCGTCCTCGTGGCCCTGAGAGACTGCCTGGCCCAGCACCAAGGGATGACATCAAAGGTGGGGCCGAGGCTGCTGAGGGGGAAGGTGGCATCTTCCAGTCCACCCATTACCTGCCTGTCGCCAAGGAGGGCCCCCGAGACATTCTGGATGGCAGAGGTGGCATTACTG ACGGGCAGCCCCATCCCGGCCTCAGCGAAGCCCTCCCCCGTGCCACCTCCGCCACCCATCGGATCAGCAGCTG CTGCTGGGATGGAGGCAGCCTGGACTTCCGGCCgggctccccacctccccatctccTGGGCCACTTCCCTGGTCCCCCTGATGGTCGGGGGCCCTGGGAGTACCCCCTGGTCCAGGAACCTGGGGAGAGCATCCCATCTGAACAGAGGTTTGAGGACTCAGTCACTGTGAGAACTGTGAAGCCCCACGCTGAGCTCGAGGGCTCTAGAAGGTTCTTGCACCACCAGAGTGAAGCAAAGTTCCTGGAGAAGGCCCCCCGGAGCCGCCCCAGGTTCAACTGGCTCCGAGACACAGATGAGCAGGCCCCACCCCAGGATGCAGGGCTGCGCCTGGACCTGCCATCCCAGCCACCACCCCTCGCCTCCTTCAGGACGGTGCTTGTGCCAGTGGAAGAGAACACTAAGACGCTGGATGTGGCGGTGGTGGGCACCAGAGAGCACCTGGTGGGCCTGGAGGAGCTGGCTCAGCCATCTGATTGGGGCCTGCCCAGGTCGGCCTCTGAGGTAGCCACACAGACCTGGACAGTGAACTCTGAGGCATCTGTGGAGCGGCTGCAGCCACTGCTGCCCCGGATCCGGACAGGGCCCTTCCTGTGTGAGCTGCTAGAGGAGGTGGCCGAGGGGATGGCCAGCCCGGTCGAGGACGAGGATGAGGACGAGGAGCCGGCCGTGTTCCCCTGCATTGAGTGCAGTATCTACTTCAAGCAGAAGGAGCACCTTCTGGAGCACATGAGCCAGCACCGCCGCGCCCCAGGCCAGGAGCCCCCCGCCCACCCGGCTCCGCTGGCCTGCGGTGAGTGTGGCTGGGCCTTCGCCGACCCAGGCGCCCTTGAGCAGCACCGGCAGCTGCACCAAGCCTCGAGGGAGAAGATCCTCGAGGAGATCCAGAAGCTGAAGCGTGTGCCGGGCGACGAGGGCCGGGAGGCGCGGTTGCAGTGCCCCAAGTGCATCTTTGGCACCAATTCCTCCAAGGCCTTTGTGCAACACACCAAGCTGCACGTGCGCGAGCCGTCAGGCCAGGCTGCCAAGGAGCCCTTCGGGGGCAACAGCGGGGCCAGCAGCCTGGGCCCTGATGCCACTGCCCTCGCCTATCACCCCTATGGAGACTCCTCGGGCCTCAGTGCCTGCCTTTTCTGTGGCTTCCCTGCGCCCAGTGAGAGCCTGCTTAGGGAGCACATGAGGCTCATGCACGCTCGTCCCCACTGGGAGGAGGATGGCGAGGCTTTTGAGGAGGACGCCGCCAGCCAGCCAGGCACCAGCCAAGACATGTATGCCCGCTTCCCTGATGCCGCTGAGGACTACTTTGGCAAAGCTGAACCGCTCTTGGCCCCTACGTGGCAGGAGAACCCTGCTGGATACGACCCCAGCCTGGCCTTTGGCCCAGACTGCCAGCAGCTGGGCATGAGGGATTTCCCACTGTCAAAGCCACTCCCGCACAGCTCCAGCCAGAGGCCCCTGGCGAGGCCAGCCTTTCCCTCACCGCTAGCATCGGCCCCCTACTCCTTACAGCCCGGGAGAAACAAGAGCGCCTTCCACCCACAGGGGCTCCCAGCCCAGCTTGGGGACCGGAGGCACCCTTGgagtgaagaggaggaggagggcataCCAGTGGCCTCAGAAATGGACTTTTCCCCTGAAAATGGGGTCTTTTCTCCCCCAGCCACTCCCAACCTCATCCCACAGCTGGCCCTGGAGCTGAAGCGGACTTTCCGAGAAGCCCTGCGGGCCGCCGAAGCCTCACaggcacagcagcagcagctccacgGGATGGTCCCCGTCGTGCTGGTGGTGAAGCTTGGGCCGCAGGTCATGGCTGCAGCGGCCAGGGCACCCCCAAGCCTGCAGCccgaggagctggggctggggggcacCCACCCCCTGGACTTCCTGCTCCTGGACTCACCGCTGGGCGGCCCGCTGGGGCTGGACACGCTCCTGGATGGGGACCCGGCCGTGGCACTGCCGCCCGAGGAGCGGAAGTGCCCCTACTGTCCTGACCGCTTCCACAACGGCATCGGGCTGGCCAACCACGTCCGTGGCCACCTGAACCGCGTGGGCGTCAGCTACAATGTGCGGCATTTCATCTCCGCTGAGGAGGTGAAGGCCATCGAGCGCAGGTTCtctttccagaagaagaagaaaaaag tgGCTAACTTCGACCCGGGCACCTTCAGCCTGATGCGTTGTGACTTCTGCGGGGCCGGCTTTGACACTCGGGCTGGCCTCTCTAGCCACGCCCGGGCCCACCTGCGTGACTTCGGGATCACCAACTGGGAGCTCACTGTCTCGCCCATCAACATCCTGCAAGAGCTGCTGGCCACCTCAGCATCTgagcagccccccagccccctggGCCATGAGCCTGGGGGGCTGCCAGGTGGCTTCCTGACCTCCCGCCGGCCCCGCTTACCTCTCACAGTGCCCTTCCCACCCACATGGGCTGAGGACCCTGGGCCAGCCTACGGAGATG GCCTGGGTTCTGAGGAAAACGCAATGGTAGCCATGGACTTGGGCTCCTCACCGCTCCCCAAGAAGAGCCTGCCTGTCCCTGGGCCCCTGGAGCAGGTGGCCAATCGGCTGAGCAGCAGAGTGGCTGCAGAGGTTCCTCATGGCAGCAAGCAAGAGCTGCCAGACCTCAAGG CCCAGAGCCTGACCACCTGCGAGGTCTGCGGTGCCTGCTTTGAGACACGCAAGGGCCTGTCCAGCCACGCGCGCTCCCACCTGCGGCAGCTGGGGGTGGCTGAGTCGGAGAGCAGCGGTGCCCCCATCGACCTCCTCTACGAGCTCGTGAAGCAGAAGGGCCTGCCTGACACACCCCTTGGGCTGCCCCCAGGCCTGACTAAGAAGTCCAGCTCGCCAAAGGAGGTGGTCGCTGGGGCCCCCCGACCCGGCCTGCTCGCCCTGGCCAAGCCCCTGGATGCCCCTGCTGTCAACAAGGCCATCAAGTCACCTCCTGGCTTCTCGGCCAAGGGCCTGGCCCACCCACCCAGCTCCCCACTTCTCAAGAAGGCACCACTGGCCCTGGCGGGCTCCCCTACCCCCAAGAATCCTGAGGACAAGAGCCCCCAGCTGTCCCTGAGCCCCCGGCCGGCCTCCCCAAAGGCACAATGGCCCCAGTCTGAGGACGAGGGGCCCCTGAACCTCA CCTCGGGCCCAGAGCCAGCTCGCGACATCCGCTGTGAGTTCTGTGGCGAGTTCTTCGAGAACCGCAAGGGCCTGTCAAGCCATGCACGCTCCCACCTGCGACAGATGGGTGTGACCGAGTGGTATGTCAACGGCTCGCCCATCGACACGCTGCGGGAGATCCTCAAGAGACGGACCCAGTCCCGGCCTGGCGGAGCCCCAAACCCGCCGGGGCCCAGCCCCAAAGCCCTGGCCAAGGTGGTGGGCAGCGGAGGTCCTGGCAGCTCACTGGAAACCCGCAGCCCTGCGGACCTTCACCTCTCGCCCCTGGCCAAGAAGTTGCCGccgccaccaggcagccccctgGGCCACTCACCAACTGCCTCTCCTCCCACGGCCCGGAAGATGTTTCCAGGCCTGGCTGCACCCTCCCTGCCCAAGAAGCTGAAGCCTGAACAAATGCGGGTGGAGATCAAGCGGGAGATGCTGCCAGGGGCCCTTCATGGGGAGCCGCACTCATCTGAGGGTCCTTGGGCGACGCCACGGGAAGACATGACCCCCCTGAACCTGT CATCGCGGGCAGAGCCGGTGCGTGACATCCGCTGCGAGTTCTGTGGCGAGTTCTTCGAGAATCGCAAGGGTCTGTCAAGCCATGCACGCTCCCACCTGCGGCAGATGGGCGTGACTGAGTGGTCCGTCAATGGCTCGCCCATCGACACGCTGCGGGAGATCCTCAAGAAGAAGTCCAAGCCGTGCCTCATCAAGAAGGAGCCACCAGCTGGCGACCTGGCCCCTGCCTTGGCTGAAGATGGGCCCCCCACGGCGGCCCCTGGGCCCATGCAGGCCACCTTGCCGCTGGTGCCCATGGCTGGCCGGCCCAGCAAACCAGGAGCTGGGCTGGCCCAGGCTCCCCGCGAGCTCAGCCTGGCACCCATCACTGGGGCCAAGCCCTCAGCCACTGGCTACCTGGCCTCGGTGGCAGCCAAGCGGCCCCTGCAGGAGGACCGCCTCCTCCCAGCAGAGGTCAAGGCCAAGACCTACATCCAGACTGAACTGCCCTTCAAGGCAAAGACTCTCCACGAGAAGACCTCCCACTCCT CCACCGAGGCCTGCTGCGAGCTGTGTGGCCTTTACTTTGAAAACCGCAAGGCCCTGGCCAGCCACGCACGGGCGCACCTGCGGCAGTTTGGCGTGACAGAGTGGTGCGTGAACGGCTCGCCCATTGAGACGCTGAGCGAGTGGATCAAGCACCGGCCCCAGAAGGTGGGCGCCTACCGCAGCTACATCCAGGGCGGCCGCCCCTTCACCAAGAAGTTCCGCAGCGCCGGCCACGGCCGCGACAGCGACAAGCGGCCGCCCCTGGGGCTGGCACCCGGGGGCCTGGCTGTGGTGGGCCGCAGCGCCGGGGGTGAGCCGGGGCCTGAGGCTGGTCGGGCGGCCGATGGTGGGGAGCGGCCTCTGGCAGCCAGCCCACCAGGCACTGTGAAGGCCGAGGAGCACCAGCGGCAGAACATCAACA aaTTTGAGCGCCGACAAGCCCGCCCTCCAGACACCTCTGCGGCCAGAGGGGGCGAGGAGGCCAGTGACCTgcagcagaagctggaggaggtgcGGCAACCCCCACCCCGGGTCCGGCCAGTCCCCTCCCTGGTGCCCCGGCCCCCCCAGACGTCACTTGTCAAGTTCGTTGGCAACATCTACACCCTCAAGTGCAG GTTCTGTGAAGTGGAGTTCCAGGGGCCCCTCTCCATCCAGGAGGAGTGGGTGCGGCACTTACAGCGGCACATCCTGGAGATGAATTTCTCCAAAGCGGACCCGCCGCCTGAGGAGCCCCAGGCCCCGCAGGCACAGACAGCAGCGGCAGAGGCGCCCTAA
- the WIZ gene encoding protein Wiz isoform X1 has product MDGPLAGGLATPDRPRGPERLPGPAPRDDIKGGAEAAEGEGGIFQSTHYLPVAKEGPRDILDGRGGITDGQPHPGLSEALPRATSATHRISSCCWDGGSLDFRPGSPPPHLLGHFPGPPDGRGPWEYPLVQEPGESIPSEQRFEDSVTVRTVKPHAELEGSRRFLHHQSEAKFLEKAPRSRPRFNWLRDTDEQAPPQDAGLRLDLPSQPPPLASFRTVLVPVEENTKTLDVAVVGTREHLVGLEELAQPSDWGLPRSASEVATQTWTVNSEASVERLQPLLPRIRTGPFLCELLEEVAEGMASPVEDEDEDEEPAVFPCIECSIYFKQKEHLLEHMSQHRRAPGQEPPAHPAPLACGECGWAFADPGALEQHRQLHQASREKILEEIQKLKRVPGDEGREARLQCPKCIFGTNSSKAFVQHTKLHVREPSGQAAKEPFGGNSGASSLGPDATALAYHPYGDSSGLSACLFCGFPAPSESLLREHMRLMHARPHWEEDGEAFEEDAASQPGTSQDMYARFPDAAEDYFGKAEPLLAPTWQENPAGYDPSLAFGPDCQQLGMRDFPLSKPLPHSSSQRPLARPAFPSPLASAPYSLQPGRNKSAFHPQGLPAQLGDRRHPWSEEEEEGIPVASEMDFSPENGVFSPPATPNLIPQLALELKRTFREALRAAEASQAQQQQLHGMVPVVLVVKLGPQVMAAAARAPPSLQPEELGLGGTHPLDFLLLDSPLGGPLGLDTLLDGDPAVALPPEERKCPYCPDRFHNGIGLANHVRGHLNRVGVSYNVRHFISAEEVKAIERRFSFQKKKKKVANFDPGTFSLMRCDFCGAGFDTRAGLSSHARAHLRDFGITNWELTVSPINILQELLATSASEQPPSPLGHEPGGLPGGFLTSRRPRLPLTVPFPPTWAEDPGPAYGDGLGSEENAMVAMDLGSSPLPKKSLPVPGPLEQVANRLSSRVAAEVPHGSKQELPDLKAQSLTTCEVCGACFETRKGLSSHARSHLRQLGVAESESSGAPIDLLYELVKQKGLPDTPLGLPPGLTKKSSSPKEVVAGAPRPGLLALAKPLDAPAVNKAIKSPPGFSAKGLAHPPSSPLLKKAPLALAGSPTPKNPEDKSPQLSLSPRPASPKAQWPQSEDEGPLNLTLDSDGGRELDCQLCGAWFETRKGLSSHARAHLRHLGVSDPDAKGSPIDVLHGLIRRDGVQIRLPPGRGALAQLGRPSPASAALSLLPPQPPAKKAKLKAAGTASPWGKQDLSAATAAGIFWASDVEPSPLNLSSGPEPARDIRCEFCGEFFENRKGLSSHARSHLRQMGVTEWYVNGSPIDTLREILKRRTQSRPGGAPNPPGPSPKALAKVVGSGGPGSSLETRSPADLHLSPLAKKLPPPPGSPLGHSPTASPPTARKMFPGLAAPSLPKKLKPEQMRVEIKREMLPGALHGEPHSSEGPWATPREDMTPLNLSSRAEPVRDIRCEFCGEFFENRKGLSSHARSHLRQMGVTEWSVNGSPIDTLREILKKKSKPCLIKKEPPAGDLAPALAEDGPPTAAPGPMQATLPLVPMAGRPSKPGAGLAQAPRELSLAPITGAKPSATGYLASVAAKRPLQEDRLLPAEVKAKTYIQTELPFKAKTLHEKTSHSSTEACCELCGLYFENRKALASHARAHLRQFGVTEWCVNGSPIETLSEWIKHRPQKVGAYRSYIQGGRPFTKKFRSAGHGRDSDKRPPLGLAPGGLAVVGRSAGGEPGPEAGRAADGGERPLAASPPGTVKAEEHQRQNINKFERRQARPPDTSAARGGEEASDLQQKLEEVRQPPPRVRPVPSLVPRPPQTSLVKFVGNIYTLKCRFCEVEFQGPLSIQEEWVRHLQRHILEMNFSKADPPPEEPQAPQAQTAAAEAP; this is encoded by the exons ATGGATGGACCCCTGGCAGGTGGCCTGGCCACCCCAGATCGTCCTCGTGGCCCTGAGAGACTGCCTGGCCCAGCACCAAGGGATGACATCAAAGGTGGGGCCGAGGCTGCTGAGGGGGAAGGTGGCATCTTCCAGTCCACCCATTACCTGCCTGTCGCCAAGGAGGGCCCCCGAGACATTCTGGATGGCAGAGGTGGCATTACTG ACGGGCAGCCCCATCCCGGCCTCAGCGAAGCCCTCCCCCGTGCCACCTCCGCCACCCATCGGATCAGCAGCTG CTGCTGGGATGGAGGCAGCCTGGACTTCCGGCCgggctccccacctccccatctccTGGGCCACTTCCCTGGTCCCCCTGATGGTCGGGGGCCCTGGGAGTACCCCCTGGTCCAGGAACCTGGGGAGAGCATCCCATCTGAACAGAGGTTTGAGGACTCAGTCACTGTGAGAACTGTGAAGCCCCACGCTGAGCTCGAGGGCTCTAGAAGGTTCTTGCACCACCAGAGTGAAGCAAAGTTCCTGGAGAAGGCCCCCCGGAGCCGCCCCAGGTTCAACTGGCTCCGAGACACAGATGAGCAGGCCCCACCCCAGGATGCAGGGCTGCGCCTGGACCTGCCATCCCAGCCACCACCCCTCGCCTCCTTCAGGACGGTGCTTGTGCCAGTGGAAGAGAACACTAAGACGCTGGATGTGGCGGTGGTGGGCACCAGAGAGCACCTGGTGGGCCTGGAGGAGCTGGCTCAGCCATCTGATTGGGGCCTGCCCAGGTCGGCCTCTGAGGTAGCCACACAGACCTGGACAGTGAACTCTGAGGCATCTGTGGAGCGGCTGCAGCCACTGCTGCCCCGGATCCGGACAGGGCCCTTCCTGTGTGAGCTGCTAGAGGAGGTGGCCGAGGGGATGGCCAGCCCGGTCGAGGACGAGGATGAGGACGAGGAGCCGGCCGTGTTCCCCTGCATTGAGTGCAGTATCTACTTCAAGCAGAAGGAGCACCTTCTGGAGCACATGAGCCAGCACCGCCGCGCCCCAGGCCAGGAGCCCCCCGCCCACCCGGCTCCGCTGGCCTGCGGTGAGTGTGGCTGGGCCTTCGCCGACCCAGGCGCCCTTGAGCAGCACCGGCAGCTGCACCAAGCCTCGAGGGAGAAGATCCTCGAGGAGATCCAGAAGCTGAAGCGTGTGCCGGGCGACGAGGGCCGGGAGGCGCGGTTGCAGTGCCCCAAGTGCATCTTTGGCACCAATTCCTCCAAGGCCTTTGTGCAACACACCAAGCTGCACGTGCGCGAGCCGTCAGGCCAGGCTGCCAAGGAGCCCTTCGGGGGCAACAGCGGGGCCAGCAGCCTGGGCCCTGATGCCACTGCCCTCGCCTATCACCCCTATGGAGACTCCTCGGGCCTCAGTGCCTGCCTTTTCTGTGGCTTCCCTGCGCCCAGTGAGAGCCTGCTTAGGGAGCACATGAGGCTCATGCACGCTCGTCCCCACTGGGAGGAGGATGGCGAGGCTTTTGAGGAGGACGCCGCCAGCCAGCCAGGCACCAGCCAAGACATGTATGCCCGCTTCCCTGATGCCGCTGAGGACTACTTTGGCAAAGCTGAACCGCTCTTGGCCCCTACGTGGCAGGAGAACCCTGCTGGATACGACCCCAGCCTGGCCTTTGGCCCAGACTGCCAGCAGCTGGGCATGAGGGATTTCCCACTGTCAAAGCCACTCCCGCACAGCTCCAGCCAGAGGCCCCTGGCGAGGCCAGCCTTTCCCTCACCGCTAGCATCGGCCCCCTACTCCTTACAGCCCGGGAGAAACAAGAGCGCCTTCCACCCACAGGGGCTCCCAGCCCAGCTTGGGGACCGGAGGCACCCTTGgagtgaagaggaggaggagggcataCCAGTGGCCTCAGAAATGGACTTTTCCCCTGAAAATGGGGTCTTTTCTCCCCCAGCCACTCCCAACCTCATCCCACAGCTGGCCCTGGAGCTGAAGCGGACTTTCCGAGAAGCCCTGCGGGCCGCCGAAGCCTCACaggcacagcagcagcagctccacgGGATGGTCCCCGTCGTGCTGGTGGTGAAGCTTGGGCCGCAGGTCATGGCTGCAGCGGCCAGGGCACCCCCAAGCCTGCAGCccgaggagctggggctggggggcacCCACCCCCTGGACTTCCTGCTCCTGGACTCACCGCTGGGCGGCCCGCTGGGGCTGGACACGCTCCTGGATGGGGACCCGGCCGTGGCACTGCCGCCCGAGGAGCGGAAGTGCCCCTACTGTCCTGACCGCTTCCACAACGGCATCGGGCTGGCCAACCACGTCCGTGGCCACCTGAACCGCGTGGGCGTCAGCTACAATGTGCGGCATTTCATCTCCGCTGAGGAGGTGAAGGCCATCGAGCGCAGGTTCtctttccagaagaagaagaaaaaag tgGCTAACTTCGACCCGGGCACCTTCAGCCTGATGCGTTGTGACTTCTGCGGGGCCGGCTTTGACACTCGGGCTGGCCTCTCTAGCCACGCCCGGGCCCACCTGCGTGACTTCGGGATCACCAACTGGGAGCTCACTGTCTCGCCCATCAACATCCTGCAAGAGCTGCTGGCCACCTCAGCATCTgagcagccccccagccccctggGCCATGAGCCTGGGGGGCTGCCAGGTGGCTTCCTGACCTCCCGCCGGCCCCGCTTACCTCTCACAGTGCCCTTCCCACCCACATGGGCTGAGGACCCTGGGCCAGCCTACGGAGATG GCCTGGGTTCTGAGGAAAACGCAATGGTAGCCATGGACTTGGGCTCCTCACCGCTCCCCAAGAAGAGCCTGCCTGTCCCTGGGCCCCTGGAGCAGGTGGCCAATCGGCTGAGCAGCAGAGTGGCTGCAGAGGTTCCTCATGGCAGCAAGCAAGAGCTGCCAGACCTCAAGG CCCAGAGCCTGACCACCTGCGAGGTCTGCGGTGCCTGCTTTGAGACACGCAAGGGCCTGTCCAGCCACGCGCGCTCCCACCTGCGGCAGCTGGGGGTGGCTGAGTCGGAGAGCAGCGGTGCCCCCATCGACCTCCTCTACGAGCTCGTGAAGCAGAAGGGCCTGCCTGACACACCCCTTGGGCTGCCCCCAGGCCTGACTAAGAAGTCCAGCTCGCCAAAGGAGGTGGTCGCTGGGGCCCCCCGACCCGGCCTGCTCGCCCTGGCCAAGCCCCTGGATGCCCCTGCTGTCAACAAGGCCATCAAGTCACCTCCTGGCTTCTCGGCCAAGGGCCTGGCCCACCCACCCAGCTCCCCACTTCTCAAGAAGGCACCACTGGCCCTGGCGGGCTCCCCTACCCCCAAGAATCCTGAGGACAAGAGCCCCCAGCTGTCCCTGAGCCCCCGGCCGGCCTCCCCAAAGGCACAATGGCCCCAGTCTGAGGACGAGGGGCCCCTGAACCTCA CTTTAGATAGTGACGGGGGCAGAGAGCTGGACTGCCAGCTGTGTGGTGCCTGGTTTGAGACCCGCAAGGGCCTGTCCAGCCACGCCCGTGCCCACCTGCGCCACCTGGGCGTCAGCGACCCGGACGCCAAGGGATCCCCCATAGACGTGCTCCACGGGCTCATCAGGAGGGACGGCGTCCAGATCCGCCTCCCACCCGGGCGCGGCGCCCTGGCCCAGCTGGGGCGGCCATCTCCCGCCTCCGCGGCCCTCTCCTTGCTCCCCCCCCAACCGCCGGCCAAGAAGGCCAAGCTGAAGGCCGCGGGTACGGCCAGCCCCTGGGGGAAGCAGGACCTCTCGGCCGCCACAGCCGCCGGCATTTTCTGGGCCTCTGATGTGGAGCCGTCTCCTCTCAACCTCT CCTCGGGCCCAGAGCCAGCTCGCGACATCCGCTGTGAGTTCTGTGGCGAGTTCTTCGAGAACCGCAAGGGCCTGTCAAGCCATGCACGCTCCCACCTGCGACAGATGGGTGTGACCGAGTGGTATGTCAACGGCTCGCCCATCGACACGCTGCGGGAGATCCTCAAGAGACGGACCCAGTCCCGGCCTGGCGGAGCCCCAAACCCGCCGGGGCCCAGCCCCAAAGCCCTGGCCAAGGTGGTGGGCAGCGGAGGTCCTGGCAGCTCACTGGAAACCCGCAGCCCTGCGGACCTTCACCTCTCGCCCCTGGCCAAGAAGTTGCCGccgccaccaggcagccccctgGGCCACTCACCAACTGCCTCTCCTCCCACGGCCCGGAAGATGTTTCCAGGCCTGGCTGCACCCTCCCTGCCCAAGAAGCTGAAGCCTGAACAAATGCGGGTGGAGATCAAGCGGGAGATGCTGCCAGGGGCCCTTCATGGGGAGCCGCACTCATCTGAGGGTCCTTGGGCGACGCCACGGGAAGACATGACCCCCCTGAACCTGT CATCGCGGGCAGAGCCGGTGCGTGACATCCGCTGCGAGTTCTGTGGCGAGTTCTTCGAGAATCGCAAGGGTCTGTCAAGCCATGCACGCTCCCACCTGCGGCAGATGGGCGTGACTGAGTGGTCCGTCAATGGCTCGCCCATCGACACGCTGCGGGAGATCCTCAAGAAGAAGTCCAAGCCGTGCCTCATCAAGAAGGAGCCACCAGCTGGCGACCTGGCCCCTGCCTTGGCTGAAGATGGGCCCCCCACGGCGGCCCCTGGGCCCATGCAGGCCACCTTGCCGCTGGTGCCCATGGCTGGCCGGCCCAGCAAACCAGGAGCTGGGCTGGCCCAGGCTCCCCGCGAGCTCAGCCTGGCACCCATCACTGGGGCCAAGCCCTCAGCCACTGGCTACCTGGCCTCGGTGGCAGCCAAGCGGCCCCTGCAGGAGGACCGCCTCCTCCCAGCAGAGGTCAAGGCCAAGACCTACATCCAGACTGAACTGCCCTTCAAGGCAAAGACTCTCCACGAGAAGACCTCCCACTCCT CCACCGAGGCCTGCTGCGAGCTGTGTGGCCTTTACTTTGAAAACCGCAAGGCCCTGGCCAGCCACGCACGGGCGCACCTGCGGCAGTTTGGCGTGACAGAGTGGTGCGTGAACGGCTCGCCCATTGAGACGCTGAGCGAGTGGATCAAGCACCGGCCCCAGAAGGTGGGCGCCTACCGCAGCTACATCCAGGGCGGCCGCCCCTTCACCAAGAAGTTCCGCAGCGCCGGCCACGGCCGCGACAGCGACAAGCGGCCGCCCCTGGGGCTGGCACCCGGGGGCCTGGCTGTGGTGGGCCGCAGCGCCGGGGGTGAGCCGGGGCCTGAGGCTGGTCGGGCGGCCGATGGTGGGGAGCGGCCTCTGGCAGCCAGCCCACCAGGCACTGTGAAGGCCGAGGAGCACCAGCGGCAGAACATCAACA aaTTTGAGCGCCGACAAGCCCGCCCTCCAGACACCTCTGCGGCCAGAGGGGGCGAGGAGGCCAGTGACCTgcagcagaagctggaggaggtgcGGCAACCCCCACCCCGGGTCCGGCCAGTCCCCTCCCTGGTGCCCCGGCCCCCCCAGACGTCACTTGTCAAGTTCGTTGGCAACATCTACACCCTCAAGTGCAG GTTCTGTGAAGTGGAGTTCCAGGGGCCCCTCTCCATCCAGGAGGAGTGGGTGCGGCACTTACAGCGGCACATCCTGGAGATGAATTTCTCCAAAGCGGACCCGCCGCCTGAGGAGCCCCAGGCCCCGCAGGCACAGACAGCAGCGGCAGAGGCGCCCTAA